The following proteins come from a genomic window of Castor canadensis chromosome 17, mCasCan1.hap1v2, whole genome shotgun sequence:
- the Chst2 gene encoding carbohydrate sulfotransferase 2, with amino-acid sequence MSRSSPRALPPGALPRLLPAVPAAAPRALLPPWPRRPGRRWPASPLGMKVFRRKALVLCAGYALLLVLTMLNLLDYKWHKEPLQQCNPDGPLGAVSGAAGAAWGRPGPPPAAPPRAHSRLDPRTPYRPPAAAAAAVGAASAVAAGVVGAAAPPGNASRGAGGGGDKRQLVYVFTTWRSGSSFFGELFNQNPEVFFLYEPVWHVWQKLYPGDAVSLQGAARDMLSALYRCDLSVFQLYSPAGSGGRNLTTLGIFGAATNKVVCSSPLCPAYRKEVVGLVDDRVCKKCPPQRLARFEEECRKYRTLVIKGVRVFDVAVLAPLLRDPALDLKVIHLVRDPRAVASSRIRSRHGLIRESLQVVRSRDPRAHRMPFLEAAGHKLGAKKEGMGGPADYHALGAMEVICNSMAKTLQTALQPPDWLQGHYLVVRYEDLVGDPVKTLRRVYDFVGLLVSPEMEQFALNMTSGSGSSSKPFVVSARNATQAANAWRTALTFQQIKQVEEFCSQPMAVLGYERVNSPEEVKDLSKTLLRKPRL; translated from the coding sequence ATGAGCCGCAGCTCGCCGCGAGCCCTGCCCCCGGGCGCGCTCCCCCGGCTGCTCCCGGCTGTGCCTGCAGCCGCGCcgcgcgccctgctcccgccgTGGCCCCGGCGCCCAGGACGCCGCTGGCCTGCGTCCCCGCTCGGAATGAAGGTGTTCCGCAGGAAGGCGCTGGTGCTGTGCGCGGGCTATGCACTGCTGCTCGTGCTTACCATGCTCAACCTCTTGGACTACAAGTGGCACAAGGAGCCGCTGCAGCAGTGCAACCCCGACGGGCCGCTGGGGGCCGTGTCCGGGGCAGCCGGGGCCGCCTGGGGGCGCCCGGGGCCGCCTCCTGCCGCGCCACCCCGCGCGCACAGCCGCTTGGACCCTCGCACTCCGTACCGccctcccgccgccgccgccgccgccgtcggGGCGGCTTCTGCAGTCGCGGCGGGGGTCGTGGGGGCCGCGGCTCCTCCGGGCAATGCCTCTCGGGGCGCCGGGGGCGGCGGGGACAAGCGGCAGCTGGTCTATGTGTTTACCACGTGGCGCTCGGGCTCGTCCTTCTTCGGTGAGCTGTTCAACCAGAACCCCGAGGTGTTCTTCCTTTACGAGCCGGTGTGGCACGTGTGGCAGAAACTGTACCCGGGGGACGCTGTCTCCTTGCAGGGGGCAGCGCGGGACATGCTGAGCGCGCTTTACCGCTGCGATCTCTCGGTTTTCCAGCTGTATAGCCCCGCGGGCAGTGGGGGGCGCAACCTCACCACGCTGGGCATATTTGGGGCAGCCACCAACAAGGTGGTGTGCTCGTCGCCGCTTTGCCCCGCCTACCGCAAGGAGGTCGTAGGGCTGGTGGACGATCGCGTGTGCAAGAAGTGCCCGCCTCAGCGCCTGGCACGCTTCGAGGAGGAGTGTCGCAAGTACCGCACGCTGGTCATCAAGGGCGTGCGCGTCTTCGACGTGGCCGTGTTGGCGCCGCTGCTTCGAGACCCAGCCCTGGACCTCAAGGTCATCCACCTGGTGCGTGATCCTCGCGCGGTTGCCAGCTCGCGCATCCGCTCCCGCCACGGCCTCATCCGGGAAAGCCTGCAGGTGGTGCGCAGTCGGGATCCCCGAGCCCACCGTATGCCCTTCCTGGAGGCCGCCGGCCACAAACTGGGCGCCAAGAAGGAGGGCATGGGTGGCCCAGCTGACTACCATGCCCTTGGCGCCATGGAGGTCATCTGTAACAGCATGGCCAAGACACTGCAGACTGCCCTGCAGCCCCCGGACTGGCTGCAGGGCCACTACCTGGTGGTGCGGTACGAGGATCTAGTGGGGGACCCCGTCAAGACCCTACGGAGGGTGTACGACTTTGTGGGGCTGCTGGTGAGTCCTGAAATGGAGCAGTTTGCTCTGAACATGACCAGTGGCTCCGGCTCCTCGTCCAAGCCTTTCGTGGTGTCAGCACGCAACGCCACGCAGGCAGCTAACGCCTGGCGGACGGCGCTCACCTTCCAGCAGATCAAACAGGTGGAGGAGTTTTGCTCCCAGCCCATGGCGGTGCTGGGCTACGAGCGGGTCAACAGCCCCGAGGAGGTCAAAGACCTCAGCAAGACCCTGCTTCGGAAGCCCAGGCTCTGA